In a genomic window of Pedobacter sp. KBS0701:
- a CDS encoding glycoside hydrolase family 15 protein, whose protein sequence is MAEQHLYQTGIIGNCAFIAHVNKNTDISWLCWPRFDSPFVFGSLLDEKKGGEFSILPQGEFTSNQYYIENTNVLRTEITAEDGKYRITDFAPRFRLYDRYFKPLMLIRKIEPLEGNPRITIKCEPVCDYGKGKMKSSRGSNHIDYLGCDENIRLSTNVSLTYIIDEKAFVLNEAKYLVMTYGQNLEAPLVSTAENFLRETIAYWRLWIKHSSIAGFYQPFVIRSALVLKIHQYEDTGAIIAASTTSLPESPSSTRNWDYRYCWLRDSHYVLTSLNHIGHFEEMEKYFNYLSDISHAEDTRYQPLYGIAGERQITEHTLSHLKGYKGEQPIRIGNQAYEHIQNDIYGQVLISMLPLYTDHRFVFSERSDSVKWIESVLSKIERTIDEKDAGIWEFRNIANVHCYSNLFQWAGAQAALKMAKTIGNEDFEKRAKILIDKAAAHIEACYDPERKVYTNAVGSPHLDASTLQLIMMNYLDPASDRAKDHLIALEKELKTEDGLFYRYLHADDFGKPKTTFLICAFWYVEALACVGRTDEAIKEFENIIKYCNHLLLFSEDVDAKTGSQWGNFPQAYSHVGLMNAAYRIAIKLDRPIFL, encoded by the coding sequence ATGGCCGAACAGCACCTTTATCAAACAGGAATTATAGGAAATTGCGCTTTCATTGCACACGTAAATAAAAATACTGATATCTCATGGCTCTGCTGGCCACGTTTCGATAGTCCGTTTGTTTTTGGGAGTTTATTAGACGAGAAAAAAGGAGGGGAGTTTTCTATTTTACCACAAGGTGAATTTACATCTAACCAATATTACATCGAAAATACCAATGTTTTACGAACAGAAATCACAGCTGAAGATGGAAAATACCGCATTACCGATTTTGCGCCACGTTTTCGCCTATACGATCGCTATTTTAAACCACTAATGTTGATCAGAAAGATCGAACCTCTGGAGGGTAATCCACGGATTACCATTAAATGCGAGCCGGTTTGTGACTACGGAAAAGGTAAAATGAAATCGAGCCGGGGCAGTAACCACATCGATTATTTAGGCTGTGATGAAAATATCCGTTTAAGCACCAATGTGTCGCTTACCTATATTATCGATGAAAAAGCATTTGTACTGAATGAGGCTAAATATCTTGTGATGACTTATGGCCAAAATTTAGAGGCCCCTTTAGTGAGTACAGCCGAAAATTTTTTACGGGAAACCATTGCTTATTGGCGCTTATGGATTAAACATTCCTCTATTGCTGGTTTTTACCAACCTTTTGTAATCCGCTCGGCTTTGGTTTTAAAAATCCATCAGTATGAAGACACCGGAGCGATAATTGCCGCCAGCACCACCAGTTTACCAGAATCACCAAGCAGTACCCGAAACTGGGATTACCGCTATTGCTGGTTAAGAGATTCACATTATGTATTAACTTCACTTAACCATATCGGTCATTTTGAAGAAATGGAGAAGTATTTCAATTACCTTTCTGATATTTCTCACGCGGAAGATACACGCTACCAACCTTTATACGGTATTGCAGGAGAAAGGCAAATTACCGAACATACGCTAAGTCATTTAAAAGGCTACAAAGGCGAGCAACCCATAAGGATAGGAAACCAGGCTTACGAACATATTCAAAATGATATTTATGGACAGGTTTTAATTTCAATGTTGCCGCTTTATACCGATCACCGTTTTGTTTTTTCTGAACGCAGCGATTCGGTAAAGTGGATCGAAAGTGTACTTTCTAAAATTGAACGCACTATTGACGAAAAGGATGCCGGAATTTGGGAATTCAGGAATATTGCCAATGTACATTGTTACAGTAACTTATTTCAATGGGCAGGAGCGCAGGCGGCTTTAAAAATGGCTAAAACTATTGGTAATGAAGATTTTGAAAAGCGGGCAAAGATTTTAATCGACAAAGCTGCGGCACACATTGAAGCTTGTTATGATCCGGAAAGAAAAGTTTATACCAATGCCGTTGGAAGTCCGCATCTAGATGCGAGTACTTTACAATTGATTATGATGAATTATCTGGATCCGGCTTCTGATCGGGCAAAGGACCATTTAATTGCATTAGAAAAAGAATTGAAAACCGAAGATGGTCTTTTTTACCGCTACCTGCATGCTGATGATTTCGGCAAACCAAAAACCACATTTTTAATCTGTGCTTTTTGGTATGTAGAGGCTTTAGCCTGCGTAGGACGTACTGATGAAGCAATAAAAGAATTTGAAAACATTATTAAGTATTGCAACCATCTGCTGTTATTTAGCGAAGATGTTGATGCTAAAACAGGGAGCCAGTGGGGGAATTTTCCGCAAGCTTATAGCCATGTGGGTTTAATGAATGCGGCTTACCGTATTGCGATTAAATTGGATAGACCGATATTTTTGTAA
- a CDS encoding glucose-1-phosphate adenylyltransferase, protein MTDKVLGVILGGGQGSRLSPLTQTRSKPAVPIAGKYRLVDIPISNCLNSGIHRMFVLTQFNSASLNKHIKNTYHFSHFSTAFVDILAAEQTVQNSGWFQGTADAVRQCMHHIVSHEFDYILILSGDQLYQMDFKSMIEKHIEANAEVTIATIPVTAKDATDFGILKADDENMITSFIEKPKTGLEDWVSDTGKEMQDEGRNFLASMGIYVFNREYLINILNENEEEKDFGKEILPRAISQSRVLSYQYEGYWTDIGNISSFFEANLGLTDEIPKFNMFDSNHAIFTRARMLPPSKISGTTLDKTIIAEGCIIQASRVEHAVLGIRSRIGKDTIVTNAYIMGSDRYQTLEEIQEETNKGNSLIGIGDRCHINNAIIDKNCRIGNDVKINGGDHLEDGDFELYAVKDGIVVIKKGAVVPSGTVI, encoded by the coding sequence ATGACTGACAAAGTTTTAGGCGTTATCCTTGGCGGTGGCCAGGGCTCTAGATTATCGCCACTAACACAAACACGTTCTAAACCGGCAGTTCCAATTGCTGGTAAATACCGATTGGTAGATATTCCGATTTCAAATTGCCTGAATTCTGGTATTCACAGAATGTTTGTGTTAACCCAGTTTAATTCAGCATCGCTAAACAAACACATTAAAAACACCTATCACTTTAGCCATTTTAGTACGGCCTTTGTTGATATTTTGGCAGCTGAACAAACTGTACAAAACTCAGGTTGGTTCCAGGGTACAGCAGATGCCGTTCGTCAGTGCATGCATCATATTGTTTCACACGAATTCGATTATATTTTAATTTTATCCGGAGATCAATTGTACCAGATGGACTTTAAAAGTATGATTGAAAAACACATCGAAGCCAATGCTGAAGTTACCATTGCTACTATTCCGGTAACGGCAAAAGATGCGACAGATTTTGGTATTCTAAAGGCCGACGATGAAAACATGATTACCTCTTTTATTGAAAAGCCTAAAACGGGTTTAGAGGACTGGGTTTCGGACACTGGAAAAGAAATGCAGGACGAGGGTCGTAATTTCTTAGCTTCGATGGGGATTTATGTCTTCAATCGCGAGTACCTGATTAATATATTAAATGAGAATGAAGAGGAAAAAGATTTTGGTAAAGAGATTTTGCCAAGAGCGATTTCTCAAAGCAGGGTTTTAAGCTATCAGTACGAAGGTTATTGGACTGATATTGGAAATATTTCATCTTTCTTTGAGGCCAATTTAGGCTTGACAGATGAAATACCTAAATTTAATATGTTTGATAGTAACCATGCTATTTTTACCAGAGCAAGGATGTTACCACCATCAAAAATTTCTGGAACTACTTTAGATAAAACCATTATCGCAGAAGGCTGCATTATTCAGGCCAGCAGAGTGGAGCATGCCGTTTTAGGGATCAGGTCGAGAATTGGAAAGGATACGATAGTTACCAATGCCTATATTATGGGCAGCGATCGGTACCAAACGCTTGAAGAAATTCAGGAAGAAACTAATAAAGGTAATTCATTAATTGGTATTGGAGATCGCTGTCATATTAATAACGCTATTATTGATAAAAACTGTCGCATTGGAAATGATGTTAAGATTAATGGTGGCGACCATTTAGAAGACGGCGACTTTGAACTTTATGCTGTTAAAGATGGCATTGTTGTGATCAAGAAAGGCGCTGTCGTACCTAGTGGTACGGTAATTTAA